A single region of the Rathayibacter rathayi genome encodes:
- a CDS encoding DNA topoisomerase IB has translation MSDPRAQRLRRTDSSGRGYTRVRAGSGFSYRDPRGATVVDQELRARFDALGIPPAWKDVWIAPYPNGHIQATGVDSAGRRQYIYHPTWREQKDRIKFDRALRLAEALPGARRAVTLALRSDGPSRDRALAMAFRMLDTGSLRVGSERYAKEHGSIGLSTLLCAHASTHGDRVALAFPGKSHQAWTSEILDHDLARVVRALKRRGPNARLLAWKDGREWRPISAPEINDYVRERAGDDFTAKDFRTLHGTVAAAISLAKSEPQATQRARNSAIAQAMRDASDVLGNTPTVARASYVDPRLLDHFRAGETIDPSRLASAETAVRALLFE, from the coding sequence TCCGCAGGACCGACTCGAGCGGACGCGGCTACACCCGGGTGCGCGCGGGTTCCGGCTTCAGCTATCGCGACCCCAGGGGCGCGACGGTCGTCGACCAGGAACTCCGGGCGCGCTTTGACGCCCTCGGCATTCCGCCGGCGTGGAAGGACGTCTGGATCGCCCCGTATCCGAACGGTCACATCCAGGCCACGGGCGTCGACTCGGCCGGCCGGCGGCAGTACATCTACCATCCGACCTGGCGCGAGCAAAAGGACCGGATCAAGTTCGACCGGGCGCTCCGGCTCGCCGAAGCGCTTCCGGGGGCCCGTCGAGCGGTGACCCTCGCGTTGCGCTCGGACGGGCCAAGCCGCGACCGGGCGCTCGCGATGGCGTTCCGAATGCTGGACACCGGTTCCCTCCGCGTCGGCAGCGAGAGGTATGCGAAAGAGCACGGCAGCATCGGCCTCTCGACGCTGCTCTGCGCGCACGCGAGCACTCACGGTGATCGGGTGGCGCTCGCCTTCCCCGGCAAGAGCCACCAGGCCTGGACGAGCGAGATCCTCGACCACGACCTCGCGCGCGTCGTCCGGGCCCTCAAACGCAGGGGGCCGAACGCTCGCCTGCTCGCCTGGAAGGACGGCCGGGAGTGGCGGCCGATCTCGGCGCCCGAGATCAACGACTACGTCCGGGAGCGAGCGGGCGACGATTTCACGGCGAAGGACTTCCGGACGCTGCACGGCACCGTGGCGGCCGCGATCAGCCTGGCGAAGTCCGAACCGCAGGCGACGCAGCGTGCCCGCAACTCCGCGATCGCCCAGGCGATGCGCGATGCGTCCGATGTGCTCGGGAACACGCCCACCGTCGCCCGTGCTAGCTATGTCGATCCGCGCCTGCTCGACCACTTCCGGGCCGGCGAGACCATCGATCCGTCTCGTCTCGCCTCTGCCGAGACCGCGGTCAGAGCGCTCCTCTTCGAGTAG